A portion of the Stigmatella aurantiaca DW4/3-1 genome contains these proteins:
- a CDS encoding DUF1592 domain-containing protein, translating into MSSSHRLLGLVRLVSATLLLGGCFGQAELEVDGRPTPSEGGPGPGGPEEAACPSTGIEPGPSPLRRLTRFEYNNTVRDLLGTSLQPADGFAKEEESLGFNNNAYALNVTLLHVEQWMEASETLSAAANLDALLPCQPTASTETACARQFIETFGKRAWRRPLEAEEVSRLLAVYQAGKARKDFLTGIRMTLQAFLQSPYFLYRAESGTPGEPGASVQVSSYEMASRLSYFLWGTMPDATLFQAAESGELVTPAQVEAQARRMIGDAKARGMVAEFHRQWLKLDEFSHSTKDATVYPAFEPLKAAMRTETEKFLDYVFFDSEGSASLLFDAPFTFANKPLADFYGFTGPTGTSFEKVTVNPSLRSGLLTQASFLASHAKPNQSSPIHRGVFVRKQFLCQQLPTPPDNVGAPPDPSPDATTRERFAEHTRNPACSGCHSLIDPVGFGFENYDGVGAFRTHEGTLSVDASGTVTQAGDAEGSYVGAVELSRKFARSTYVMECVATQWFRYAHGRPETPQEQCEVLSLKKQFARSGFNLRELLVQLTLSDAFRYRQPAPAAQ; encoded by the coding sequence GTGAGTTCATCCCACCGCCTGCTTGGACTTGTCCGGCTCGTCTCGGCGACCCTCCTGCTGGGAGGCTGTTTCGGACAGGCCGAACTGGAAGTCGATGGCCGTCCCACTCCCAGTGAAGGTGGCCCGGGCCCCGGCGGGCCGGAAGAGGCGGCGTGCCCCTCCACCGGCATCGAGCCAGGCCCGTCGCCCCTGCGGCGGCTGACGCGCTTTGAGTACAACAACACGGTGAGGGATCTGCTGGGCACGTCCCTCCAGCCCGCGGATGGCTTCGCCAAGGAAGAGGAGTCGCTGGGCTTCAACAACAACGCCTATGCGCTGAATGTCACCCTGCTCCATGTGGAGCAGTGGATGGAGGCCTCGGAGACGCTGTCCGCGGCGGCGAACCTCGACGCCCTCCTGCCGTGCCAGCCCACCGCCAGCACCGAGACCGCCTGTGCCCGGCAGTTCATCGAGACCTTCGGCAAGCGTGCCTGGCGCCGCCCGTTGGAGGCCGAGGAGGTGTCCCGCTTGCTGGCGGTGTACCAGGCCGGCAAGGCCCGGAAGGACTTCCTCACCGGCATCCGGATGACGCTCCAGGCCTTCCTCCAGTCCCCCTACTTCCTGTACCGCGCCGAGTCCGGAACGCCGGGTGAACCGGGGGCCTCGGTGCAGGTCAGCTCCTACGAGATGGCGTCCCGGCTCTCGTACTTCCTCTGGGGCACGATGCCCGATGCCACGCTCTTCCAGGCCGCCGAGTCAGGCGAGCTCGTCACCCCCGCGCAAGTCGAAGCCCAGGCGCGGCGCATGATCGGAGATGCCAAGGCCCGCGGCATGGTGGCCGAGTTCCACCGGCAGTGGCTGAAGCTGGATGAGTTCAGCCACTCCACCAAGGATGCCACCGTCTACCCCGCGTTCGAGCCCTTGAAGGCGGCCATGCGCACGGAGACGGAGAAGTTCCTCGACTATGTCTTCTTCGACAGCGAGGGCAGCGCCTCCCTGCTGTTCGATGCGCCCTTCACCTTCGCCAACAAGCCGTTGGCGGACTTCTACGGCTTCACCGGCCCCACGGGGACCTCCTTCGAGAAGGTGACGGTGAATCCGTCGCTGCGCTCCGGCCTGCTCACCCAGGCCAGCTTCCTGGCGAGCCACGCCAAGCCGAACCAGAGCTCGCCCATCCACCGGGGCGTCTTCGTGCGCAAACAGTTCCTCTGCCAGCAGCTGCCCACCCCGCCGGACAACGTGGGGGCGCCCCCGGATCCCTCGCCGGACGCCACGACGCGCGAGCGCTTCGCCGAGCACACCCGCAACCCCGCCTGCTCGGGCTGCCACTCGCTCATTGATCCGGTGGGCTTCGGCTTCGAGAACTACGACGGCGTGGGCGCCTTCCGGACCCACGAGGGCACCCTGTCGGTGGATGCCAGCGGCACCGTCACCCAGGCCGGAGACGCGGAAGGCTCGTACGTGGGGGCCGTGGAGCTGTCGCGCAAGTTCGCCCGGAGCACCTACGTGATGGAGTGCGTCGCCACCCAGTGGTTCCGCTACGCCCACGGCCGCCCGGAGACCCCCCAGGAGCAGTGCGAAGTCCTGAGCCTGAAGAAGCAGTTCGCCCGGAGCGGCTTCAACCTGCGGGAGCTCCTGGTGCAGCTCACGCTGTCCGACGCCTTCCGCTACCGCCAGCCGGCGCCCGCCGCGCAGTGA
- the sthA gene encoding Si-specific NAD(P)(+) transhydrogenase, translating to MSTRHFDIVVIGSGPGGEGAAMKAAKEGKRVCMVDNRVLVGGACTHTATIPSKALRHAIQRLVDVQNDHPELRVELAKVSKFKDMMRKASSVVARQVQLRTTFYERNRVELSIGHGRFLDANTLEVTDPRGASELLSAKSFVIATGSRPYRPPELDFTHPRIFDSDTILTMNETPMTMLIYGAGVIGCEYASMFRMLGVKVDLVNTRDRLLSFLDDEISDALSYHLREQGVLIRHQEQMERVEPTDDGVVLHLKSGKRLKTEIFLWANGRTGNTHDMGLDKLGIQTDSRGNVQVNDAYQTVVPHIYAVGDVVGIPSLASASYDQGRFAATHIVEGRLEHKLVKDIPSGIYTSPEISSLGRTEQELTHQNVPYEVGHAFFKSLARAQITGRTVGMLKLLFHRDTREILGIHCLGDNASEIIHIGQAIMSQEGPGNTIDYFVNTTFNYPTMAEAYRVAALNGLNRLF from the coding sequence ATGAGCACGCGGCATTTCGACATCGTGGTGATTGGTTCTGGGCCGGGGGGAGAAGGCGCTGCCATGAAGGCGGCCAAGGAGGGCAAGCGCGTTTGCATGGTGGACAACCGCGTGTTGGTGGGCGGCGCCTGCACCCATACCGCCACCATCCCCTCCAAGGCGCTCCGCCACGCCATTCAGCGCCTGGTGGACGTGCAGAATGATCACCCCGAGCTGCGCGTGGAGCTGGCCAAGGTCTCGAAGTTCAAGGACATGATGCGCAAGGCCTCGTCGGTGGTGGCGCGCCAGGTGCAGTTGCGCACCACCTTCTACGAGCGAAACCGCGTGGAGCTGTCCATCGGCCACGGGCGCTTCCTGGATGCCAACACGCTGGAAGTCACCGATCCCCGGGGCGCCAGCGAGCTGCTGTCCGCCAAGTCCTTCGTCATCGCCACGGGCTCTCGCCCCTACCGCCCACCGGAGCTGGACTTCACCCACCCGCGCATCTTCGACTCGGACACCATCCTCACGATGAACGAGACGCCGATGACGATGCTCATCTATGGGGCGGGCGTCATCGGCTGCGAGTACGCGTCCATGTTCCGCATGCTCGGGGTGAAGGTGGATCTGGTCAACACGCGCGACCGGCTCCTGTCCTTCCTGGACGATGAGATCTCCGATGCGCTCTCCTACCACCTGCGCGAACAGGGCGTGCTCATCCGCCACCAGGAGCAGATGGAGCGCGTGGAGCCCACCGACGACGGGGTGGTGCTGCACCTCAAGAGCGGCAAGCGGCTCAAGACGGAGATCTTCCTGTGGGCCAACGGGCGCACCGGCAACACCCACGACATGGGGCTCGACAAGCTGGGCATCCAGACCGACTCGCGCGGCAACGTGCAGGTGAACGACGCGTACCAGACCGTCGTGCCCCACATCTACGCGGTGGGAGACGTGGTGGGCATCCCCTCGCTGGCCAGCGCCTCGTATGATCAGGGCCGCTTCGCCGCCACCCACATCGTCGAGGGGCGGTTGGAACACAAGCTGGTGAAGGACATCCCCAGCGGCATCTACACCAGCCCGGAGATCAGCAGCTTGGGGCGCACCGAGCAGGAGCTCACCCATCAGAACGTGCCCTACGAGGTCGGCCATGCCTTCTTCAAGAGCCTGGCGCGCGCGCAGATCACCGGCCGCACGGTGGGCATGCTCAAGCTGCTCTTCCACCGGGACACGCGGGAGATCCTCGGCATCCACTGCCTGGGGGACAACGCCTCGGAGATCATCCACATCGGCCAGGCGATCATGTCCCAGGAGGGGCCTGGCAACACCATCGACTACTTCGTCAATACCACCTTCAACTACCCCACCATGGCCGAGGCCTACCGGGTGGCCGCCCTCAACGGCCTCAACCGGCTGTTCTGA
- a CDS encoding DUF3325 domain-containing protein: MLLVFGLNYLALLACCLGMARHHRALLGQPPSSRRVALLRGAAALGATGALGVCIHQQGGEVGTVLWGCLLMLSGILLVALLAWRPRWALPLAVGAPLAGGAIALLGAS; this comes from the coding sequence ATGTTGCTGGTGTTCGGCCTCAACTACCTGGCGCTGCTTGCTTGCTGCCTGGGGATGGCCCGTCACCACCGGGCCTTGCTGGGCCAGCCCCCCTCCTCCCGGAGGGTGGCCCTGCTCCGGGGCGCCGCCGCGCTGGGAGCCACCGGTGCACTGGGGGTCTGCATTCACCAGCAGGGCGGCGAGGTGGGCACGGTGCTCTGGGGGTGCCTGCTGATGCTCTCGGGCATTCTGCTGGTGGCCCTGCTCGCCTGGCGCCCCCGGTGGGCGCTGCCCCTGGCCGTGGGGGCGCCCCTCGCGGGGGGGGCCATCGCCCTCTTGGGCGCATCCTGA
- a CDS encoding PepSY-associated TM helix domain-containing protein: MSLRQSMAGLHTWAGLLVSWLLFTILFAGSLACFDKELTRWMQPSLHPPSGQQLSADQVRNWMHAHAPDAHAWWMRPPGPREPWWRVGWEPDGGAFQAFQLNAATGEPLPKTVGGDFFFTLHYDLHAGLNGMYVVAAAAILMLVALISGVIIHRRIFQDFFTLRPQATRQRAWLDAHNVLGVLGLPFHLLIAYTGLAIFVITYMQAGIRVAYQGDAGRFDTEVQRSWEREDIGQPAPPPVSLDGLIVQAQRTWGDGGTAGWISVHHPGDAAAVVSIRRRDDSRITDDQRTVSFDAATGALLHVQPPYDPGYRTYAWMTGLHMAQYGGQWVRGLYMMLGLAGCLMLVSGVQLWLAKREARGVLGLGLVRGLNGAVLGGLPLASLALLWANRLLPSGLPGREHWEVRAFLFTWTASIVWAALGHGKGRLTRDQFLVGAFLALGLPLVSVVRAPQGHLGASLARGDWALAGVDLVLLATGAVCALLSRRLGRVRAPAPTPPQRLAEESA; the protein is encoded by the coding sequence ATGAGCCTCCGGCAATCCATGGCGGGCCTGCACACGTGGGCGGGGCTGTTGGTCAGCTGGCTGCTGTTCACCATCCTCTTCGCCGGCAGCCTGGCCTGCTTCGACAAGGAGCTGACCCGGTGGATGCAGCCCTCGCTGCACCCGCCCTCTGGGCAACAGCTCTCGGCCGATCAGGTGCGGAACTGGATGCACGCGCACGCCCCGGACGCACACGCCTGGTGGATGCGTCCCCCTGGGCCCCGAGAGCCCTGGTGGCGCGTCGGGTGGGAACCGGACGGCGGCGCGTTCCAAGCCTTCCAGCTGAACGCGGCCACCGGCGAGCCCCTGCCCAAGACCGTGGGCGGGGACTTCTTTTTCACGCTCCACTATGACCTGCACGCGGGCCTGAACGGCATGTACGTGGTGGCCGCCGCCGCCATCCTCATGCTGGTGGCGCTGATCAGCGGGGTCATCATCCACCGGCGCATCTTCCAGGACTTCTTCACCCTGAGGCCCCAGGCCACGCGCCAGCGGGCCTGGTTGGATGCCCACAACGTGCTGGGCGTTCTCGGCCTGCCGTTCCACCTGCTCATCGCCTACACGGGCCTGGCCATCTTCGTCATCACGTACATGCAGGCCGGCATCCGGGTGGCCTACCAGGGCGATGCCGGGCGCTTCGATACCGAGGTTCAGAGATCCTGGGAGCGAGAGGACATCGGCCAGCCCGCGCCCCCTCCGGTGTCCCTGGATGGGCTGATCGTCCAGGCCCAGCGCACCTGGGGAGATGGCGGGACCGCGGGCTGGATCAGCGTCCACCACCCAGGGGATGCCGCCGCCGTCGTGTCCATCCGCCGCCGCGACGACTCGCGCATCACCGATGACCAGCGCACCGTGTCCTTCGACGCGGCCACCGGGGCGCTGCTGCACGTCCAGCCTCCTTATGATCCGGGCTACAGGACCTATGCCTGGATGACCGGACTGCACATGGCGCAGTACGGCGGACAGTGGGTGCGCGGGCTCTACATGATGCTCGGCCTCGCCGGCTGCCTGATGCTCGTCTCGGGGGTGCAGCTCTGGCTGGCCAAGCGCGAGGCCCGGGGCGTCCTCGGCCTCGGGCTGGTGCGTGGACTGAATGGCGCCGTGTTGGGCGGCCTGCCCCTGGCGAGCCTCGCGCTGCTCTGGGCCAATCGCTTGCTGCCCTCGGGGCTGCCCGGCCGCGAGCACTGGGAGGTCCGTGCCTTCCTGTTCACCTGGACGGCGTCCATCGTCTGGGCGGCGCTGGGCCACGGCAAGGGCCGGCTCACCCGGGATCAGTTCCTCGTGGGCGCGTTCTTGGCCCTGGGGCTGCCGCTGGTAAGCGTCGTGCGAGCGCCCCAAGGCCACCTGGGCGCGAGCCTGGCGCGGGGGGACTGGGCGCTGGCGGGTGTGGACCTCGTCCTGCTCGCCACGGGCGCCGTCTGCGCGCTGCTGAGCCGGCGGCTGGGCCGTGTGCGGGCCCCCGCCCCCACCCCGCCCCAGCGCCTGGCGGAGGAGAGCGCCTGA
- a CDS encoding DUF3649 domain-containing protein translates to MRSVNGSTGAAVGITLRLVAAAVGGYGLAYTSTAFLSVWLPLARTDRVMFASLASFAVYTVAILYAFAARSAWRACWVLSALCGVLALGAFLPGGFGARA, encoded by the coding sequence ATGCGCTCCGTCAACGGTTCGACAGGTGCCGCCGTGGGCATCACCTTGCGCCTCGTGGCGGCGGCGGTAGGCGGCTACGGGCTGGCCTATACGTCCACCGCCTTCCTGAGCGTCTGGTTGCCGCTGGCGCGCACGGACCGGGTGATGTTCGCCAGCCTCGCCTCGTTCGCTGTTTACACCGTGGCCATTCTGTACGCCTTCGCCGCCCGCTCGGCCTGGCGGGCCTGCTGGGTCCTGAGCGCGCTGTGCGGCGTGCTGGCGCTGGGGGCATTTCTTCCCGGCGGGTTTGGAGCCCGGGCATGA
- a CDS encoding TonB-dependent siderophore receptor: MFAQFRSPRGWRLHSRGMFAGVSFMAFATVASAQEEGSAITLETVRVEGEREQATGPIEGYTAERSASGTKTDTALIETPQAISVVGREQMDAQQVQSVVEATRYTPGVRAGTFGADSRNDWFLVRGFSSQDSGYYLDGLQLFSSSFATWRIEPFGLERIEAVRGPSSVLYGGTNPGGLLNLVSKQPSARTLLHLEAGINEFGNGYGAVDAGGAIDQGEHWLYRVSALGRGGGTQVEHTNNDRLFVAPSVTWKPAKSTTLTVHGSYLLDRTRGQNFLPYVGTVVDAPYGRIPTDLFTSEPDLDHFKRDQFLAGYEFEHRFSDAWTVRQNLRYGHLEIDFQNYYGVGYAGDPADAQLARGNFVTVPEADLFTLDNQVQARFETGPLVHRVLLGIDYKHYRIADEQGYEAGTPLDLRNPVYGSYAPPESRYTLNETAQDQLGVYLQDQIQLATRWNLVLSGRHDWVSTDLENQLLPDASYDGSVKSFSGRAGLIYTFDSGFAPYVSYARSFNPVAGTNAAGELFEPETGQQVEAGLKIQPDGMESTLGLSVFELRRQNFVTTDGAFNQLQIGEVRSRGAELEVITQLLPGLSVIGSASLYGLEITDGADFETGKTPVGVPELMASLWVDYTFQQGALVGFGAGAGVRSVGRSFADRANALEVPGFTLVDLGLHYQRSHWRAAINVANLLDDEYVSSCSSESACFYGDQRRAALNVGYTW; the protein is encoded by the coding sequence ATGTTTGCGCAGTTCCGTAGCCCACGAGGGTGGCGTCTGCACTCCCGGGGGATGTTCGCTGGCGTCTCGTTCATGGCGTTCGCCACGGTGGCCAGTGCGCAGGAGGAGGGGAGTGCCATCACCCTGGAGACCGTCCGGGTCGAGGGGGAGCGGGAGCAGGCGACGGGGCCCATCGAGGGCTACACCGCCGAGCGCAGCGCGAGTGGCACCAAGACGGACACCGCGCTCATCGAGACGCCCCAGGCGATCTCGGTCGTCGGCCGCGAGCAGATGGATGCCCAGCAGGTGCAGTCCGTGGTCGAGGCCACGCGCTACACGCCCGGGGTGAGGGCGGGGACGTTCGGCGCGGACTCGCGCAACGACTGGTTCCTGGTGCGAGGCTTCAGCTCCCAGGATTCCGGTTACTACCTCGATGGGTTGCAGCTCTTCTCGAGTTCCTTCGCCACGTGGCGGATCGAGCCGTTCGGGCTGGAGCGGATCGAAGCGGTGCGCGGCCCCTCGTCGGTGCTCTATGGCGGCACCAACCCGGGCGGCCTGCTCAACCTCGTCAGCAAGCAGCCCTCGGCCAGGACGCTCCTGCACCTGGAAGCGGGCATCAACGAGTTCGGCAATGGCTACGGCGCCGTGGACGCCGGGGGTGCCATCGATCAGGGGGAGCACTGGCTCTACCGCGTGTCGGCGCTCGGCCGTGGGGGCGGAACCCAGGTCGAGCACACGAACAATGACCGCCTCTTCGTCGCCCCCAGCGTGACGTGGAAGCCGGCCAAGAGCACGACGCTGACCGTGCACGGCAGCTACTTGCTGGACCGGACCCGTGGCCAGAACTTCCTGCCGTACGTGGGCACCGTCGTGGACGCCCCCTACGGGCGCATTCCCACGGATCTCTTCACGAGCGAGCCGGACCTGGATCACTTCAAGCGCGACCAGTTCCTGGCCGGCTACGAGTTCGAGCACCGCTTCAGCGATGCCTGGACGGTGCGGCAGAACCTGCGCTACGGCCACCTCGAGATCGACTTCCAGAATTACTACGGCGTGGGTTACGCGGGCGATCCCGCCGATGCGCAGCTCGCCCGGGGCAACTTCGTGACGGTGCCTGAGGCGGACCTGTTCACGCTCGACAACCAGGTGCAGGCGCGGTTCGAGACCGGGCCGCTGGTCCACCGGGTGCTGCTGGGCATCGATTACAAGCACTACCGCATCGCGGACGAGCAGGGTTACGAGGCGGGCACCCCGCTCGACTTGCGCAATCCCGTCTACGGCTCCTATGCGCCCCCGGAGTCGCGTTACACGCTCAACGAGACGGCCCAGGATCAGCTTGGCGTCTACCTCCAGGATCAGATCCAGCTCGCCACGCGGTGGAACCTGGTGCTGAGCGGGCGTCACGACTGGGTGAGCACGGATCTCGAGAACCAGCTCCTCCCGGATGCGAGCTATGACGGCAGCGTCAAGTCGTTCAGCGGCCGCGCCGGGTTGATCTACACGTTCGACAGCGGCTTCGCGCCCTACGTCAGCTATGCGAGATCCTTCAACCCGGTGGCGGGGACCAACGCCGCGGGAGAGCTCTTCGAGCCCGAGACCGGCCAGCAGGTGGAGGCAGGCCTGAAGATCCAGCCGGATGGGATGGAGAGCACCCTGGGCCTCTCCGTGTTCGAGCTGCGGCGGCAGAACTTCGTGACGACGGACGGCGCCTTCAATCAGCTCCAGATCGGCGAGGTGCGCTCCCGGGGCGCCGAGCTCGAGGTCATCACCCAGCTGTTGCCCGGGCTCTCTGTCATCGGCTCCGCCTCGCTGTACGGCCTCGAAATCACCGATGGCGCGGACTTCGAGACGGGCAAGACGCCCGTGGGCGTGCCGGAACTCATGGCCTCCCTCTGGGTGGATTACACCTTCCAGCAAGGCGCCCTGGTGGGCTTTGGCGCCGGGGCGGGGGTCCGCTCGGTGGGCCGTTCGTTCGCGGACCGGGCCAACGCGCTGGAGGTGCCGGGCTTCACGCTCGTGGACCTCGGCCTGCACTACCAGCGGAGCCACTGGCGGGCCGCGATCAACGTCGCGAACCTCCTCGACGACGAGTACGTGTCGTCGTGCAGCTCCGAGTCGGCCTGCTTCTACGGAGACCAGCGCCGGGCCGCGCTCAACGTCGGGTACACCTGGTAG
- a CDS encoding GAF domain-containing sensor histidine kinase yields the protein MAKSLQRDDKRLLQFRKLTEVSRALTYAVSLEEVLRLTVERAAELLETDKAVLMLTNEQGLLSVRAAFGLSKEATERFREPLDETLIHRLQGLLGANPECFLGVPLVVGGQVTGILAVSLLQPVSSNEEQEWLLSALADQAAVALEKTRLDETAEFRERLIGIVSHDLRGPISAILLGSTALLRREELSERDSKTVVRIQSAAERANRMIRDLLDYTQARLGGGIRVESRPMDLHAVVRQVVEEMAMARPERRIEVYQEGDVHGNWDVDRLAQVVGNLISNALHYSPEGTPVRVATVGDAREATLTIHNLGPPIPAQQQSKIFEPMQRASADMNPENRSVGLGLYIVRHLVKAHGGTIEVKSLENEGTTFTVRLPRQAPPLS from the coding sequence GTGGCGAAATCCCTCCAGCGCGATGACAAACGCCTCCTGCAATTCCGGAAGCTCACGGAGGTCAGCCGTGCGCTCACCTATGCCGTCTCGCTGGAGGAGGTGCTCCGGCTCACCGTCGAGCGCGCCGCGGAGTTGCTGGAGACGGACAAGGCGGTCCTCATGCTCACCAACGAGCAGGGGCTCCTGTCCGTGCGCGCCGCGTTCGGACTGTCCAAGGAGGCCACGGAGCGCTTCCGCGAGCCGCTCGATGAGACGCTCATCCACCGGCTCCAGGGGCTGCTCGGTGCCAACCCCGAGTGCTTCCTGGGCGTCCCCTTGGTGGTCGGCGGGCAGGTGACGGGCATCCTGGCCGTCTCGCTCCTCCAGCCGGTGTCCAGCAACGAGGAGCAGGAGTGGTTGCTGTCCGCCCTCGCGGATCAAGCGGCCGTGGCCCTGGAGAAGACCCGCTTGGACGAGACGGCGGAGTTCCGCGAGCGCCTCATCGGCATCGTCAGCCACGACTTGCGCGGCCCCATCTCCGCCATCCTGCTGGGGAGCACGGCCCTGCTGCGGCGCGAGGAGCTCAGTGAGCGGGACTCGAAGACGGTCGTGCGCATCCAGTCCGCCGCGGAGCGCGCGAACCGGATGATCCGGGACCTGCTCGACTACACGCAAGCCCGGCTGGGGGGCGGCATCCGCGTGGAGAGCAGGCCCATGGACCTGCATGCCGTCGTGCGCCAGGTGGTGGAAGAAATGGCGATGGCCCGCCCCGAGCGGCGCATCGAGGTGTACCAGGAGGGAGATGTCCACGGAAACTGGGACGTGGATCGCCTCGCGCAGGTGGTGGGCAACCTGATCTCGAATGCCCTCCACTACAGCCCGGAGGGGACGCCCGTGCGCGTGGCCACCGTGGGAGATGCCCGGGAGGCGACGCTCACCATCCACAACCTGGGCCCGCCCATTCCTGCCCAGCAGCAGTCGAAGATCTTCGAACCGATGCAGCGCGCGTCCGCGGACATGAACCCGGAAAATCGCAGCGTGGGCCTGGGTCTCTACATCGTGAGACACCTGGTGAAGGCCCACGGCGGAACCATCGAGGTGAAGTCCTTGGAGAACGAGGGCACCACCTTCACGGTCCGGCTGCCCCGCCAGGCCCCGCCGCTGTCCTAG